A window from Leptothermofonsia sichuanensis E412 encodes these proteins:
- a CDS encoding TMEM14 family protein, with protein sequence MPLIIWFILIYAALILAGGIVGYIKAQSKASLISGIASGVALAIAGYVARQTPAIGLPLATVLAMVLLIIFAVRFRKTGKFIPAGLMMAISLIATLVFFIGWSASG encoded by the coding sequence ATGCCCCTCATTATCTGGTTCATTCTGATCTATGCCGCGCTGATTTTGGCCGGCGGCATCGTCGGATATATCAAAGCCCAAAGCAAAGCATCGTTAATTTCAGGTATTGCCAGTGGAGTGGCACTGGCGATCGCCGGATATGTTGCCCGTCAAACTCCTGCCATTGGGCTTCCCCTGGCGACTGTGCTGGCAATGGTGTTGCTGATTATCTTTGCCGTCCGATTCCGCAAAACAGGCAAATTTATACCCGCTGGCTTGATGATGGCTATCAGCCTGATAGCAACCCTGGTATTCTTCATCGGCTGGAGCGCCAGTGGATAA
- a CDS encoding phycobiliprotein lyase, whose protein sequence is MSFPVQPKQIALEALVEDFFRRSAGDWHSERRYYTLLTGEIQEVVSFLTVRCLERGHPELIRLAQLHGFTDETVMNCGALTTWESNYAGPGKKQLTGSTVFGILGETLYRDRGFATSNPITARFYFSDENTLRLKTEYGGSVFEEEIKLVGNQYRTRQTIISRAGEEQMIGQYLERRII, encoded by the coding sequence ATGTCTTTTCCCGTTCAACCAAAACAGATTGCTCTAGAGGCTCTGGTAGAAGATTTTTTCCGGAGATCGGCAGGTGACTGGCATTCTGAACGGCGCTATTACACGCTGCTCACGGGTGAAATTCAGGAAGTTGTCAGCTTTTTGACAGTTCGCTGCCTGGAGCGGGGGCACCCTGAATTAATTCGGCTTGCCCAACTGCATGGGTTCACCGATGAAACGGTGATGAACTGTGGAGCGCTGACGACCTGGGAAAGTAACTATGCTGGACCTGGCAAAAAGCAACTAACAGGTTCGACGGTGTTTGGCATCCTGGGTGAAACTCTGTACCGCGATCGCGGTTTTGCAACCTCCAACCCGATCACTGCCAGGTTTTACTTCTCTGATGAAAATACGCTGCGCCTGAAAACCGAGTATGGCGGCTCGGTGTTTGAAGAAGAGATCAAACTGGTAGGCAATCAGTACCGCACCCGGCAAACTATCATTTCCCGTGCAGGTGAGGAGCAAATGATCGGTCAGTATCTTGAGCGTCGAATCATATAG